The Streptomyces capitiformicae genome contains the following window.
ACGCGTCACAGCCGTGCCGCGTCCCAGAGTCACCCCCACGAGGAGGTGCCGTATGACGGTCATGGAGCAGCGGGGCGCGTACCGCCCGACACCGCCGCCCGCCTGGCAGCCCCGCATGGATCCCGCGCCGCTGTTGCCCGACGCACGGCCGTACCGCGTGCTCGGCACCGACGCGGCCGCCGAAGCGGACCCCGCGCTGCTGCGCCGCCTGTACGCGGAGCTGGTGCGCGGCCGCCGCTACAACGCGCAGGCCACCGCGCTGACGAAGCAGGGCAGACTCGCCGTCTACCCCTCCAGCACCGGCCAGGAGGCCTGCGAGGTCGCCGCCGCGCTCGTCCTCGAAGAGCGCGACTGGCTCTTCCCGAGCTACCGCGACACGCTCGCCGCCGTCGCCCGCGGCCTCGACCCCGTCCAGGCGCTCACCCTGCTGCGCGGCGACTGGCACACCGGCTACGACCCGCACGAGCACCGGGTGGCACCCCTGTGCACCCCGCTCGCGACGCAACTCCCGCACGCCGTGGGCCTCGCGCACGCCGCCCGGCTCAAGGGCGACGACGTGGTCGCGCTCGCCCTGGTCGGCGACGGCGGCACCAGCGAGGGCGACTTCCACGAGGCCCTCAACTTCGCCGCCGTCTGGCAGGCCCCGGTCGTCTTCCTCGTCCAGAACAACGGCTTCGCGATCTCCGTGCCGCTGGAGAAGCAGACCGCCGCCCCCTCCCTCGCCCACAAGGCCGTCGGCTACGGAATGCCGGGCCGCCTGGTCGACGGCAACGACGCGGTCGCCGTGCACCAGGTGCTCGGCGAAGCCGTGGCCCACGCGCGCGCGGGTGGCGGCCCCACGCTGATCGAGGCGGTCACGTACCGCATCGACGCCCACACCAACGCCGACGACGCGACGCGCTACCGCGGCGCCGACGAGGTCGAGACCTGGCGTGCGCACGACCCGATCGCGCTCCTGGAGCACGAGTTGACCGAGCGCGGACTCCTCGACGAGTCCGGCATCCAGGCCGCACGGGACGCCGCGGAGACCATGGCGGCCGACCTGCGCGAGCGCATGAACCAGGACCCGTCGCTCGACCCGATGGACCTGTTCGCCCATGTGTACGCCGAGCCCACTCCCCAACTGCGGGAGCAGGAGGCCCTGTTGCGGGCCGAGCTGGCGGCAGAGCAAGAAGGGGCGCACCGATGACCACCGTCGCACTCAAGCCCGCCACCATGGCGCAGGCGCTCACCCGCGCACTGCGCGACGCCATGGCCGCCGACCCCACCGTCCATGTCATGGGCGAGGACGTCGGCACCCTCGGCGGGGTCTTCCGGGTCACCGACGGGCTCGCCAAGGAGTTCGGCGAGGACCGGGTCACCGACACCCCGCTCGCCGAGGCGGGCATCCTCGGCACGGCCGTCGGCATGGCGATGTACGGGCTCAGGCCGGTCGTGGAGATGCAGTTCGACGCGTTCGCCTACCCGGCGTTCGAGCAGCTCATCAGCCATGTCGCCCGTATGCGCAACCGCACGCGCGGGACTATGCCGCTGCCGATCACCGTCCGCGTCCCGTACGGCGGCGGCATCGGCGGTGTCGAGCACCACAGCGACTCCTCCGAGGCGTACTACATGGCGACTCCGGGGCTCCATGTCGTCACGCCCGCCACCGTCGCCGACGCCTACGGGCTGCTGCGCGCCGCCATCGCCTCCGACGACCCGGTCGTCTTCCTGGAGCCCAAGCGCCTGTACTGGTCCAAGGACTCCTGGAACCCCGAGGAACCGCAGACGGTCGAGCCGATCGGCCGCGCCGTCGTGCGCCGCACCGGCCGCAGCGCCACGCTCATCACCTACGGCCCCTCCGTGCCCGTCTGCCTGGAGGCCGCCGAGGCGGCCACGGCCGAGGGCTGGGACCTCGAAGTCGTCGACCTGCGCTCCCTGGTGCCCTTCGACGACGAGACGGTCGCCGCGTCGGTACGGCGCACCGGGCGCGCCGTCGTCGTCCACGAGTCCGGCGGGTACGGCGGACCGGGCGGCGAGATCGCGGCCCGTGTCACCGAGCGTTGCTTCCACCACCTGGAGGCGCCTGTGCTGCGCGTCGCCGGGTTCGACATCCCGTATCCGCCGCCGATGCTGGAGCGGCACCATCTGCCCGGCGTCGACCGGATCCTGGACGCCGTGGGGCGTCTGCAGTGGGAGGCGGAGAGCTGATGGCCCAGGTGCTGGAGTTCAAGCTGCCCGACCTCGGCGAAGGGCTCACCGAGGCGATGATCGTCCAATGGCTGGTACAGGTCGGTGACGTGGTCGCCGTCGACCAGCCCGTCGTCGAGGTCGAGACGGCCAAGGCGATGGTCGAGGTCCCCTGCCCGTACGGCGGCGTCGTCACCGCCCGCTTCGGCGAGGAGGGCACGGAACTGCCTGTCGGCGCGCCCCTGTTGACGGTGGCCGTGGGCGCCCCGGCCTCCGGCGGCGACACCGAGGGGTCCGGCAACGTCCTGGTCGGCTACGGCACGGGGGCGCCTCCGGCGCGGCGGCGGAGGGTGAGGTCGGGGGACCCCGCACGGTCCGCCGCCGCGCCGGCCGGGGACAACGGCCCTGCGGAGCCGGTCGGGCTCACCGGGGCCGCCCCGGCTGCCGTGCCCGGGGCCGAGCGGAGCGCTGTGACCGCGCTCCAGACCCAGGCCGGTGCCACGGCCGCCCCGGTGCGCCCGGACGGCCCCGCGCGCCCGGACGGCCCCGCGCGCCCGGAGGGCCCGGTGCCGGTCATTTCCCCGCTCGTGCGCCGACTCGCCCGCGAGAACGGCCTCGACCTGCGGCAGCTGCACGGTTCCGGCCCCGACGGTCTGATCCTGCGGGCGGATGTGGAGTACGCGCTGCGGGCCGCCACGGCCGAGGCCCAGGTACCGCAGGCCCCGGCCACGCGGATTTCCGACGTCCCCGGCACCCGTACGCCCCTCCGCGGCATCCGAGGCGCCGTCGCCGACAAGCTCTCCCGGAGTCGGCGCGAGATCCCCGACGCGACCTGCTGGGTGGACGCCGACGCGACCGAGCTGATGAACGCCCGTAGGGCGATGAACGCGACCGGCGGCCCGAAGATCTCCCTCCTCGCGCTGCTCGCCCGGATCTGCACGGCCGCGCTGGCCCGGTTCCCGGAGCTCAACTCGACGGTCGACATGGAGGCCCGAGAGGTCGTACGGCTCGACCGGGTGCACCTCGGTTTTGCCGCGCAGACGGAACGAGGCCTGGTCGTGCCCGTCGTACGGGACGCGCACACGCGGAACGCGGAGTCGCTCAGTGCCGAGTTCGCGCGGCTGACCGAGGCCGCGCGGACCGGGACCCTGACGCCCGCCCAGCTCACCGGCGGGACCTTCACGTTGAACAACTACGGCGTCTTCGGCGTCGACGGCTCCACGCCGATCATCAACCACCCCGAGGCGGCCATGCTCGGCGTCGGCCGCATCGTCCCCAAGCCGTGGGTCCACGAGGGCGAACTGGCGGTACGGCAGGTCGTCCAGCTGTCGCTCACCTTCGACCACCGGGTGTGCGACGGCGGCACCGCGGGCGGCTTCCTGCGGTATGTGGCGGACTGCGTCGAACAGCCGGCGGTGCTGCTGCGCACGCTCTGATCACCGGCTTTGCCGACCCGGCCCGGATGGCGCACTGTCCATCGGTGCTGACCGGCCGTGCCCCCGCGGCCTCCCCCGCGTTCCGTGTGATCGAGGGGGCACGCATACTCGTGGGGTGACCGCGTACGAAGCCCCGGGCGGCCCCGGTACCGAGGCGTTCGACGCCATCGTGCTCGCCGGCGGCGCCGCCCGGCGGCTCGGCGGCGCGGACAAGCCCGGTGTGCGCGTGGGCGGACGGGCCCTGCTCGACCGCGTGCTGACCGCCTGCGCCGGAGCCGGGACGACCGTCGTCGTCGCCTCCCCCCGCCCCACCGCACGCCCCGTGCTGTGGGCCCGCGAGGAGCCACCCGGCGGCGGACCCCTCGCCGCGCTGGACGCCGGGCTCCGGCACACCACCGCGCCGTACGTCGTCGTTCTCTCCGCCGACCTGCCCTTCCTGGACGAGGAGACGGTACGGCGGCTGCTCGACGCCCTCCGCGCCGCCGACGCCGACGGCGTCCTGGTCACCGACTCCGACGGCCGGGACCAGCCCCTCGTGGCCGCGTACCGGGCCGAGGCCCCGCGCCGGGAGCTGGCGCGGCTCGCCACCGAGCACGACGGCCTGACCGGGCTCCCCCTGCGGCGGCTGACCGCCGCTCTCCGCCTCACTCGCATCACCGACCCGGTCGCGTCCTTCGACTGCGACACCTGGGACGACATCGCCGCCGCCCGCGCACGGATCAGGGAGCATGGCCACGTGTTGGATGAATGGATTACCGCAGCCAAGGACGAGCTGGGGATCGACCTCGACGTCGACACCGCCGAACTGCTCGACCTCGCCCGTGACGCCGCCCACAGCGTGGCCAGGCCCGCGGCCCCGCTGACCACCTTCCTCGTCGGTTACGCGGCCGCCAAGGCCGGGGGAGGCTCCGAGGCGGTCACCGAGGCCGCCCGCAAGGCCGCTGCCCTGGCGCTCCGCTGGGCCGACGAGGACAGGACCGACGCCGAGCCGGGCGCAACAAAGCCCGGTAGCGGCACGGACGCCCCCGGCACGGCCCCGGACGCCGGATGACCGCGCAGGACGCCGAGGAACTCGACGTGGAGGAGGCGCTCGCCGTGGCCAACGACAGAGTCGCCCGCGGGCCGGGCGAACCCCGCTCCGCCCGCGAGACCCCCGCCACGGGCCCGTCCGCCGCACACCCCGCCAAGGACGACGCGCACCAAAGGGCCACCCCCTGGCCCGAGGCCCGCGCCACCGCCGAGCGCGCCGCCCGCTCGGCCGGGCGCCGACCCTCCGTCTCCGTCACCGTCGACGACTCACTCGGTCTCGTTCTCGCCGCCCCCCTCACCGCCCTCACCGACCTCCCCTCCTTCGACACCTCCGCGATGGACGGCTGGGCGGTCGCCGGACCCGGCCCCTGGGACGTACGGGAGGACGGTGTGCTGGCAGGGCACGCCGAGCCCGAGCCGCTCACGGACGGCGAGGCGGTCCGTATCGCCACCGGCGCACGCATCCCGTCCGACACGACCGCCGTTCTGCGTAGCGAGCACGGCCGCACGGACGACAAGGGACGACTCCACCCGACCCGGGACCTGGCCCACGGCCAGGACATCCGCCCCCGTGGCCAGGAGTGCCGTATCGGCGACCAACTGCTGCCGCTCGGCACGCAGATCACCCCGGCCACACTCGGACTCGCGGCGGCCGCCGGATACGACACGCTGACCGTCCTCCCCCGCCCCCGCGTCGAACTGCTCGTCCTGGGCGACGAACTGCTCACCGAAGGGCTCCCGCGCGAGGGCCTGATCCGGGACGCCCTCGGCCCGATGCTGCCGTCCTGGCTACGGGCGCTCGGGGCCGAGGTCATCGCCGTACGACGGCTCGGGGACGACGCCGAAGCCCTGTACGAGGCCGTACGGAAATCCTCCGCCGACCTCATCGTCACCACGGGCGGGACGGCGGCCGGACCCGTCGACCATGTCCATCCCACCCTGCGCCGTGTCGGCGCGGAACTCCTCGTCAGCGGCGTCAAAGTGCGCCCCGGCCACCCCATGCTGCTGGCTCGCATGAAGGCGAACCAGCACCTGGTCGGCCTGCCGGGCAACCCGCTGGCGGCTGTCTCCGGGCTGTTCACGCTAGTGGAGCCCCTGCTGCGGACCCTCGCCGGACGAGCGGCCCCGGAGCCGTACGCGCTGCCCCTGAGCGAGGCCGTGCACGGGCACCCGTACGACACGCGACTCATCCCCGTCGCCCTGCGTGAGGACGACGCCGTACCGCTGCACTACAACGGCCCCGCCATGCTCCGCGGTATCGCCACCGCAGATGCCCTCGCTGTCGTACCACCCGGCGGCGCCCGCCCCGGTCAGGAGTTGGAACTGCTCGATCTGCCCTGGGCGACAGCAGGGATCCAAGTGTGTTTCACGTGAAACGTCCGCCTGACCAACTACCCATGCGACGGAGGGTGTTTCACGTGAAACATTGGACGCGCTGGGGTGAAGTGCAGCAAGGGGATGTACGCGGAAACGGGGAGTGTTTCACGTGAAACTGCCGGGCCAAGACGTGATCGCCCGCCAAGCGGACGAGCGTCTCGCGACCCACCAGGTGAGGCTGCCGAAGAGAGCGGTCGAGCGGCCGCTCCGCCAGGTCACCAAACGGCTGGTGATGGCGCTGGTCGTGCTGGTCTCAACCGCGCTCATCGTCTATGCCGATCATGGGGGTTACAAGGACAATTCCGATGGTCCCGTTGACCTGCTCGACGCGTTCTACTACGCGACGGTCACCCTTTCCACCACCGGGTACGGCGACATCACCCCGGTCAGTGACGCTGCCCGGTTCACCAACATCTTCGTGATCACGCCGCTGCGTGTGCTGTTCCTGATCATCCTGGTCGGCACCACGCTGGAGGTGCTCACGGAGCGCACGCGCGAGGAATGGCGACTGAACCGCTGGAGGGCGGCCTTGAGGGAGCACACCGTTGTCGTCGGCTTCGGCACGAAGGGACGGTCAGCGATCCAGACCGTCTGCGCGACAGGGCTGAAGAAGGAACACGTCATCGTCGTTGACCCCAGCTCCCAGGTCATCGAGGCGGCGACGGCCGACGGATACGTGGGGATCGTCGGTGACGCGACCCGTAGCGATGTGCTGCTACGGGCCGAGGCGCAGAAGGCGCGGCAGATCATCATCTCGACCGCGCGGGACGACACCGCCGTGCTCGTCACGCTGACCGCCCGCCAGCTCAACCGCGGCGCGAAGATCGTGGCCGCCGTACGGGAGGAGGAGAACGCGCCGCTGCTGAAGCAGTCCGGGGCCGATGTCGTCATCACCAGCGCCAGCGCGGCCGGGCGGCTGCTCGGGCTCTCCGTGCTCAGCCCTGCCGCCGGCATGGTCATGGAAGACCTCATCCATCAGGGCAGCGGGCTCGACATCGTCGAACGGCCGGTCATAAAGGCCGAGGTGGGGCGCAAGGCGAGGGAGGCGGACGACCTGGTGATCAGCGTCCTGCGCGGGCATCGGGTGCTCGGCTACGACGATCCGTCCATCGGCGAACTCCAGCTGACGGACCGGCTCATCACCATCGTCCGCGCCACGCCGAGCACGAAGATCACCCCCGAGACCAAGCATCTGCCGTAGCGGGAGCAAGAGAACGCCCCTGGGGACGTACTCCTGACGTACTCCCCAGGGGCGTTTCTGCTTCTCGAACGCTACTTGCGGTTGTACAGCCGCATCGTGATCGGGCCGAAGATCAGCACGAACAGCGCGGACCAGCCCAGCGACCAGGCGATTTCCGCGGCCGGCCACTCGCCCGCCATCAACTCCCGCACCGCCGACGCCAGATGCGTGACGGGGCTGTTGTTGACGAACGCCTGAAGCCAGCCCGGCATGGTGCTCGGGTCGACGAAGACGTTGGACAGGAAGGTCAGCGGGAAGATCACCATCATGCTGACGCCCATCACGGACTTCTCGGTGCGCAGCATCAGCCCGAACATCGTCCAGATCCACGAGAACGCGAACGAGAAGACGATGAGCAGCGCGACGCCGAGGACCACGCCCACGAACCCGCCGTCCGGGCGGTAGCCGAGGATCATGCCGACGGTGAGCAT
Protein-coding sequences here:
- a CDS encoding potassium channel family protein — encoded protein: MKLPGQDVIARQADERLATHQVRLPKRAVERPLRQVTKRLVMALVVLVSTALIVYADHGGYKDNSDGPVDLLDAFYYATVTLSTTGYGDITPVSDAARFTNIFVITPLRVLFLIILVGTTLEVLTERTREEWRLNRWRAALREHTVVVGFGTKGRSAIQTVCATGLKKEHVIVVDPSSQVIEAATADGYVGIVGDATRSDVLLRAEAQKARQIIISTARDDTAVLVTLTARQLNRGAKIVAAVREEENAPLLKQSGADVVITSASAAGRLLGLSVLSPAAGMVMEDLIHQGSGLDIVERPVIKAEVGRKAREADDLVISVLRGHRVLGYDDPSIGELQLTDRLITIVRATPSTKITPETKHLP
- a CDS encoding molybdopterin molybdotransferase MoeA codes for the protein MTAQDAEELDVEEALAVANDRVARGPGEPRSARETPATGPSAAHPAKDDAHQRATPWPEARATAERAARSAGRRPSVSVTVDDSLGLVLAAPLTALTDLPSFDTSAMDGWAVAGPGPWDVREDGVLAGHAEPEPLTDGEAVRIATGARIPSDTTAVLRSEHGRTDDKGRLHPTRDLAHGQDIRPRGQECRIGDQLLPLGTQITPATLGLAAAAGYDTLTVLPRPRVELLVLGDELLTEGLPREGLIRDALGPMLPSWLRALGAEVIAVRRLGDDAEALYEAVRKSSADLIVTTGGTAAGPVDHVHPTLRRVGAELLVSGVKVRPGHPMLLARMKANQHLVGLPGNPLAAVSGLFTLVEPLLRTLAGRAAPEPYALPLSEAVHGHPYDTRLIPVALREDDAVPLHYNGPAMLRGIATADALAVVPPGGARPGQELELLDLPWATAGIQVCFT
- a CDS encoding alpha-ketoacid dehydrogenase subunit beta, encoding MTTVALKPATMAQALTRALRDAMAADPTVHVMGEDVGTLGGVFRVTDGLAKEFGEDRVTDTPLAEAGILGTAVGMAMYGLRPVVEMQFDAFAYPAFEQLISHVARMRNRTRGTMPLPITVRVPYGGGIGGVEHHSDSSEAYYMATPGLHVVTPATVADAYGLLRAAIASDDPVVFLEPKRLYWSKDSWNPEEPQTVEPIGRAVVRRTGRSATLITYGPSVPVCLEAAEAATAEGWDLEVVDLRSLVPFDDETVAASVRRTGRAVVVHESGGYGGPGGEIAARVTERCFHHLEAPVLRVAGFDIPYPPPMLERHHLPGVDRILDAVGRLQWEAES
- the pdhA gene encoding pyruvate dehydrogenase (acetyl-transferring) E1 component subunit alpha, producing MTVMEQRGAYRPTPPPAWQPRMDPAPLLPDARPYRVLGTDAAAEADPALLRRLYAELVRGRRYNAQATALTKQGRLAVYPSSTGQEACEVAAALVLEERDWLFPSYRDTLAAVARGLDPVQALTLLRGDWHTGYDPHEHRVAPLCTPLATQLPHAVGLAHAARLKGDDVVALALVGDGGTSEGDFHEALNFAAVWQAPVVFLVQNNGFAISVPLEKQTAAPSLAHKAVGYGMPGRLVDGNDAVAVHQVLGEAVAHARAGGGPTLIEAVTYRIDAHTNADDATRYRGADEVETWRAHDPIALLEHELTERGLLDESGIQAARDAAETMAADLRERMNQDPSLDPMDLFAHVYAEPTPQLREQEALLRAELAAEQEGAHR
- a CDS encoding dihydrolipoamide acetyltransferase family protein, whose product is MAQVLEFKLPDLGEGLTEAMIVQWLVQVGDVVAVDQPVVEVETAKAMVEVPCPYGGVVTARFGEEGTELPVGAPLLTVAVGAPASGGDTEGSGNVLVGYGTGAPPARRRRVRSGDPARSAAAPAGDNGPAEPVGLTGAAPAAVPGAERSAVTALQTQAGATAAPVRPDGPARPDGPARPEGPVPVISPLVRRLARENGLDLRQLHGSGPDGLILRADVEYALRAATAEAQVPQAPATRISDVPGTRTPLRGIRGAVADKLSRSRREIPDATCWVDADATELMNARRAMNATGGPKISLLALLARICTAALARFPELNSTVDMEAREVVRLDRVHLGFAAQTERGLVVPVVRDAHTRNAESLSAEFARLTEAARTGTLTPAQLTGGTFTLNNYGVFGVDGSTPIINHPEAAMLGVGRIVPKPWVHEGELAVRQVVQLSLTFDHRVCDGGTAGGFLRYVADCVEQPAVLLRTL
- a CDS encoding NTP transferase domain-containing protein, with translation MTAYEAPGGPGTEAFDAIVLAGGAARRLGGADKPGVRVGGRALLDRVLTACAGAGTTVVVASPRPTARPVLWAREEPPGGGPLAALDAGLRHTTAPYVVVLSADLPFLDEETVRRLLDALRAADADGVLVTDSDGRDQPLVAAYRAEAPRRELARLATEHDGLTGLPLRRLTAALRLTRITDPVASFDCDTWDDIAAARARIREHGHVLDEWITAAKDELGIDLDVDTAELLDLARDAAHSVARPAAPLTTFLVGYAAAKAGGGSEAVTEAARKAAALALRWADEDRTDAEPGATKPGSGTDAPGTAPDAG